A segment of the Suncus etruscus isolate mSunEtr1 chromosome 7, mSunEtr1.pri.cur, whole genome shotgun sequence genome:
gtgcatagacaggagtaacccctgagcgtcactgggtgtgacctcaaaaaccaaaagaaaaaaaagcttgtTTCCAGGTGAGGAGGGCAGTCATGGTGACTGGAGAAGGATTCTGGGTACTTCTAGTAGGCACCAGTTTTTGGTGGCTCCTGTCCCAAGAGTAGAGACACCCTTCTCCACAGCCCCAGTGCCATCAGCAGGCAGGACTGTTGATGGGTCCAGCTGTGATCTGCCTTGTGCACTGAGACATTGTCCTGCCCTCGCTCCACTCTCTTTGCTCCTCCCTACTGGAGGAAGGTCCTCCTACTGTGGGTCCAGAAGCCCTTCAGACTTCTAGAAGCCTCCCTACTCTGGGGAAGTCACACTGATTTGACTCCACTTCCTGGAGAGGTCAGCATGTGCTGTGCAAAGCTGAACTACATCCCAGGTACCATGTAGTCCCTGTGCTCCATGGGTTTGCTCCTATGAGAACAGAATGCTTTGCACAAAAGGAGGCAGCAAAAGATTCTGTGTGAAGGTTCAGAGCTGCCTTTCTTGTGCATTGAGCCAGGCTGGGCCTCTCAGGCAGCATCTTCCCTCTATCCAGCCCTCCTGCCAGTGTCAGTGCCTGCATTTGTGGTGATACTGACAGCTGGTTCTGATGTTTCTTTCTGGCTGCAGCTGCATGAGGAGAACTTCGAGATTACTACTCTCCGGATTGATGTAGTCACGGATGGCAGACATGCCGAGGTGGAGTTCACCACTGACTGGCAGAAGGACGCAGAGCGTAGGGACCTCACCATCAACTCCATGTTTCTAGGTTAGTTCCCGGGGTCAGGCGTGCTGGTGTGCTCAGAGATGGTTTGGCAGCTGATTCTAGGTTTAAATCCATGTCTCTTTTGCTGGTGTAGGGCCATTGGGGGTGCTTACTTTTTCTATGGGGCAGTGCCCAGTGCCCCCTAGAGCTGTTGGAGAGGTGCTGGCAGTTGTTCTGACTTTAGCTGTCTCTTACCCCATAGGGGTTCTGGTCTCTTGATGTTTGGGCCCTGCACCCCTTAGGATGGCCTAGCTCTGTGCTACTAGCTGGAGTTTCACTGGAGTTCTTTGACTTGTATTTCACACAAGTTCATGATGCCTCTGAATAGTACCATTGACAGGATTAGCAATGGGTTTGCTGTAGGGTAGAGGCAGCACAGGTGGCTGAACTGAGCGTGACTGTTGTGGGTCTTGGATCTACTGGACAGATGAGATGAACTAGGAGCCACTCCCCTTAGCCCCGAGTCCCATTAGCTCTAGGATGGGGCCTCTGCTCCCTGCAACCATGGAACTTAACTTTTTGTCTCAGAACTAAGAAGGTTGTGAGTGGTCCACTTCTGCTGCAGTCAATCACTCATTTGCTCTATTagcatttttttcatactttGTGTGGAATTTTGATAAGAAATTTCCTCTGGGTGCATCTTTGCAATCTTTGGATTGGAGGGAAAGCGAAGACTCTCTCCATGTTTTCAAACCCTCCAGCACTGCCTGGAGAAGTGACTGACCAGGCCAATAACCTTCAGGTCTTCCCTGTATGTATGTGGATGATGCTGTTTCGGTGGCCTTCACTTACTTGGaggtactttgattttttttttctttttttgggtcacacccggtgatgctcaggggttactcctggctatgtgctcagatattgctcttggcttgggggaccatgtgggatgctgtgggataaaacctaggtccgtcctaggctagcatgggcaaggcagatgccttatcacttgtaccaccgctctggccctactTGGAGGTACTTTGGGCCTCTTAGTGGGCCCTACCCTTCCCAgctgcagtgattcctgagtggggACTttgcagtgattcctgagtacctcACTAACCATGTCTGCTTCTCAAGACATGTATTTCATGTGTGTATTTCCCTGCTCTTTATCACTTCAAAGGGCCCTTTGTCTTAGTATCATGCCTTTTTTCCAGTGCTTACAATGGAATATATCCACATTTGGGGTGCTTTGGTACATTCCCTTGAACTTGAGGGCCTCCCTATCCTACATCTGCTCCTGCTATAGCCTCATGAAGTATTCCTCGCACTTTCCTGATGACTCGCCACACTCTCAGCTCTGATCTCGTATCGTCTGATGGAGGACTCAGCTGAACAGTTGCATTTAGAAGTTTAACATTACTTGGCTTGGCTTTCAGGTTTTCCAgttcatcctccctcccttcccatggttacaaggttgttaataatacagttggtttttttcacagatacaaagctGTTCACaactgaatttcagtcatataatgtaaaacccttcaccagtacacaatTTCTCCACCAATGGCTCTAGTTTCTCCCATGTCCCCCCCATCTGCCTCTAGGGCAgaccttcttctcctccttcattttctccctctttcttctctctgtgtgttcctcccttccttcttcccttcttccctctcttgctgtctctgtctctctctgtttctctcccatTCTTTATTTACCCCTTTCAGACAGTGTGGTGTACAGTATTTTTACTGAGGGATATCATACCGATCACTTTATATCcattcagcacccaattcttgtccagagcgatcatttccaaGCATTGttttagtggtcccttctctgtcctaactgtactCCAGTTCTTATTTCTAACATGATTTCTCTCCTGTTTTTTTCTACTGTGAATAGGTGTTGATGGTACTTTATTTGACTACTTTAATGGATATgaagatttgaaaaataaaaaagtcagatTTGTTGGACATGCCAAACAGAGAATAGAAGAGGATTATCTTAGAATTTTAAGGTATTTCAGGTAAGAATTTTTGTGTATCTGATGGTTTCTGATATTCTAATCATATATTGTGCAGTGATCTGGAGCACTTCTTGTGACTGAAGGGGAGAGTGTCTCTGGATCCTGGATGGTCTCATTCCCTCCTGTTTTGACCTCTTGTGTCTTCCACTCTGCATTTTTTTCTGGCCCATTTTTTTGGGACTGTTGAACTGTTGTCTTGAGTGTTGACAAGCAGGCAAAGGTGGGTGGCTGCTTGGCTGTGTGACTCCTAATCTCATGGAGATCAGaatcttattattatttaatcttaTTAAAGAGTAGCAGCATTACAATGGCTATAGGAGTTATAAACTCAAAGTTTTCAGACAGTTACAATCATCTAGTTTCACTGCTGGGATAACTGAATATTATGTAACAGATGTCTTAGGTCTGTCTGATAAATGCTAGTCATCAAACTTCATAGGTCTTCAGGAGGCCATATAATCCCTGGTACAGCTCTCAAAGTTCTGCAGGTGTGGTCACCAGGGTCCCATTTAGACTGACCTGAATGCTATTCTGAACTTCTGAGTACCAGGCCCTGAGATTGGGGGGAGTGGAGGTTGTGGCTTTATAATTTTAGGAAGGTTTCTTATACTTTATTGGATCTTATGTACTCTAATCTGGAAAGCCGAGAATCAGATATTTTCTAAGGCCTCTCTTAgacctagtttttttttctggtctacacccagaaacacagagagaggTGGTGCTTACTCCTGTacacagggatcatttctgacaggcttgggtgaccatataaggtgccagggattgaattctggtTGGCAGTGTGCGAGGCAAACATCTGCCCTGCTGTAGTGTCGCTCTGATCTGGTTTTGAGTAAGCAGATGTGTGGGGTAGtagaatgaaatgaaaatgatcCTTTTCCCAGTGACCAGTGATATAAGGGTTAATGCATTAAATCATCATCCCGTGCAGGTTTTATGGGAGGATCGTAGACAAACCTGGAGACCATGATCCTGAGACTTTGGCAGCAATTGCAGAAAATGCGAAGGGCTTGGCTGGAATATCAGGAGAAAGGATTTGGGTGGAACTCAAAAAAATTCTTCTTGGCAACCATGTCAATCATCTGATGCACCTCATCTATGATCTCAATGTGGCTCCTTACATAGGTGAGAGTGAGCTGGAAACAGACCCACCATGTATTGGTAGAAGGCAGGATGTTGGAGGTCTGTAGAAGTGGGGCTGTTTTAGGGTGAGCAGCACCTGCACCCCTTGGAGAGGGATATTTGTATGGGCATGGCTAGGAGTCAGAAGATTAGTGAGGACTAGGAACTGGATCTTAACAGTGGGACTATGCACTGGGTCAGACAAGATCAATGAATAGGATTTAGGCTTAAATCTTCTTCAGGTGGTCTGGGCCCCCAGTGGAGCAGCAACGCATGGTTGGTTGCTGAGGTAACAAGAGCTCCTTCCTGTCCATTGGGCTGGATCAGTAACAGCAGCCCAACAGGTCAGGATGAGTGTTTATGGCATTGTAGCAACTATAAAAGGGTGGCAAATGCTCTTGTTCCTTCAGGCCTGCCTGTTGATGCAAGTTTGGAAGAATTTAACAGAGTCAGTAAAAATGTTGAAGGCTTTTCAGCAAAACCAATGACTATCTTGGCTTCATTATTCAAAGTACAAGATGAGGTCACAAAATTGGATTTGAGGCTGAAGAtttcaaaagaagagaaaaaccttggattgtttataattaaaaataggaaagagTTAGTTAAAGCAACAGAAAACTCAGACCCACTGAAACCCTATCAAGACTATGTCATAGATGTAAGTACCTAGTTGGGCTGGCTCGATTATTCTATCTTTACTACTCAACCCCACGCTGCAGTGTGTGGGTTTCACATTCCAAGCACTGGGTGTATTGAACATTCAGTGATGGTAGCAGCGAGCTAGTGAGCAAGCTAACGTGTGCTGTGATGCCCAGTGCAGGGAACCGGATGTGACTACCCGCGTGTGTGAGCTGCTCAAGTACCAGGGTGAGCATGACCTGCTGCAGCAGATGGAGCACTGGACTGTGCCTCCCTTTCCCGTCAGTGGCCATGACATCAGGCGAGTGGGCATTTCCTCTGGCAAAGAGATTGGGGTGCTGCTGCAGCAGTTGCGAGATCAATGGAAGAAAAGTGGCTACCGGCTGGACAAGGAGGAGCTGCTGAGCCATGTGAAGAAGACGGAGCACTGAGAGCTGAGTGCTCCGGGTAAGCCTGGCTGGCTGCTGCTTCAGAGACATAGTGCCATGTGGAGGGCTTTTTttagaataaagttttatttttagaactacCCCTAAACCTGCCTCTTACAcagttagtgattttttttttttttaataataccttttGTTGGCTTCTGGCACAGAATAGCACCTGTCTGGAAGAACAAGGCCATATCACAGCTGGTGCTGATGGGATAGATATAGAGACTTTCTCCCCTAGGAAGTTGCTAGCACTCCTGTCTCAGACTGTCTGAGCTCTATTACCTTTCTTCTTTCAGTCCCAAACACTTTAGTAAATGGGTGAATTGCACCAAGTATTACATTTCCTTCAGCTGTTACAGTCTCACgttttctaagtattttttcttgttatataCACACAATTTGGATgttgataaaaatgtttttgaaaagtaTATACAAAAACCTAGCTTAGACGTGAGGCACCAGCATAGTGAATGGGCAGTGTTGTAGGAAAGGGAACATTAGGAAAATAGagaggttggggctggagcaatagcacagtggtagggtatttaccttgcacacagctgacccagacagaccttggttcaatccccagcatctcatatggttcccccgagccaggaatgatttctgagtgcacgtcacctggtatggcccaaaaaagaaaaataccggGGGCAGCAAAGGAGTTCTACGGAATACATTTCTTGGTGCCAATATAATTTCTATGAAGGGTGTACATTAGTTATTCAGATGGTAGCGTTTAGTCATGTATAAAACACTGTATTTGTACACAGCAGAACATTTTCAAGTGTTGGTAAACAATATAGAACATTCTGTGGTTACACCTTTGGGGAGGGACCAAATATAAAAGGGGTGTGTACTCACAACTACTGGGTTAACAGCATATGAAGGTAGGCCATGTGTTACTAAAAGGGAATCCAATTGTCTGAATGGGATGACCCTCTTAGGTTTTTTGGGGGCTGGGACTACCTCTGCTGAACGTTCTAGTGGACACCCACACAAAATCTCTTAGTCTTCCCAAAGAACAGTGTTGGTCTTCCAGAGGGGGACATGACTTGCAAAGGCATTATAAATCAGTACTAAGAATAGATAACGTCTGTAGTTACTTTCATTTACTCTTTATTATAAATAAGCAACATAACAGTCACCTGCTATTTTAGTATAAGAATATCAAACTATTTCTAGTTAGTATGAGGCAAAATCTTGATAAATTTAACCGTCTATTTTGGCTTCGTGTGTTTTATCTGGTTAGTCCTAATGAATGGTGAATTATGTAAATCAGTGAAGgaataccaaaaccaaaatggTCACATGAATGTGAAAGGTTCCAGTCATTTAAGTGTAAGCAAAGAGGTATATGGTAAATCAGTCTCTTAAAAATGAGTTCTATGTATATTACCTGCTATTAgtagtttatataatttaaacaagGAATATTCTTTAAGTTTACTTACAGATTTTCTTCACTACAGAAGGAATGAATAACGGAGTCTAGAAAATACAGGATCATCGCTAGCCTGTGAGAACATGATCTAGCATCTGCATCTAGTTATTAAACTGCAGCAGTTAGTTTCAACACACAAATAGTTCACGTTCAGGAATGTATTTCATTAAGGAAATGAAAACTATACATGGAGTTCAAGTTGcatattttaattctaatatttaaataattcacaAAATTAGTAGTTTAGAGAAACTAAAGATCACAGCCCCTTTACAAGACATAGACTTGCACCTGTGTCCTTAGCTTTTGAAGCACTGATTCAGACATGTCCTTAATATTTCAGATGATTAACCTCATGTTACAGGAACTTCAAATGTGTAAGAAATAATCTCCATATGACTTGTGCACTTCCACAGGACAAGAGGACCAGGAAGGTGCTAGACTCTTCAGCCAAGGAGACCAGATTTCAGAGTACCAACTTCTAAGCACTTCATTCTACTTTCTTTATTTATAAACACAATGGGACTTTGTCAGATTTAATGTTCTCTTTGGTATCTGTGTCTGGAATCACAATCAACAATCAAGCCCCAAAACTGTTGAGACAATATGTTTCTTGGTGACTGTGACTTTCCATCCCATGTGGCTTGCACAGTACAGGGGGCAGTGGTCTAGGCATACTTGCTCGAGTGAAAAAGATATCAGCACAGAGGCGGTGCTTGTGCTCATGAGCCCAGCTGTGAAGACTGTTCAATCCTAGCATGGAAGGCTAGGATACTCCAATATGCCTTTTACAACTGTTCTAACTTGTACAATTTATTAGACTGGTGTGTTCTTTATATGTAGGCATATAAAGAGTAGAATGGGGGCTGGATAGAGTGTAAAGGGTTAAGGAACTTGacttggatgcagccaacccagtttgatccctgagaatcaccacgcaaaaaccaaacaaactgtTTAGTTGTATTGAAATTCTCCTATGCTAGTAAGGATTTGTTTATACAAACTATGAATTGCTGAGAACACCTTCGGACTCACTGCTTTCTCTAGACAACTTAGCATCAATTGCCTATAGAGGTATGCAGTTACCACATTACTAATAATTtggggtactcctagctctgcttagGAGAAAGTCTTGGTGGTGTACAGGTGCTGGAACTTGGAAAGGAGctgagcatgtgcaaggcaaatgacttaacctctgtactagtTCTCTGGCCTTTTGTCAGATCCTTTGGTGAGCAATCTAAGCCATAGAATTGTGTCCTTAAATTGTACAGTTGCAACTCCTGGCTTCCTTTACCACAACTTAATTGTTTTAAGGCTGACCAAGTGACACAATTGGtactcccagagataaagtgTTAGTTACCCTTAATCTCAATCATAAGTTAATAGGTGCTTCCAGGCAGGGATCCAACATGCTCCCAGTGTCCTATTTGGGCTGTGCCCTGAATTTGAGTGTTCGGCAGCTCACGGGAATCTGAGGCCTATTACTGTCCCCCAATTATATCCTTAGCCAGCTGGTTTTCAGAAAATGTTCATACAGGAATAAATGCATTAACTACTTTAAAGACTTGTACAGCTACCAACTGTCTTCACTGATCCATCATAGTGACACCAGGCTAAAGAGCAGTTTTTCCACATGCTTAGTTGTGACTGGAATCTTAACAATTCTGTTGCTGGTGAGAGCTGCTGCGCACCTTACCCCGGGAACCAGCTGTGCTCTcagtggccaaccaggttcaggTTACAGGCCTTATTCGTGTTCATATTGCCATAAGGAGGCACATAGCCTGCCATCAACCCACATAAGGACCGAGTGGGCAGAAAAGTAACCAAGGATGAGGCATTTGGGGAAAATAAAGCTTACAACAAGtcttttttataaagttaatatctttatttaaacacctggattacaaacatgattgtggttgggtttgggtttcagtcatgtaaagacttcatcagtgcaacattcccatcaccattgtcccaaatctcccttctcccaacaccactaccactgtactacagacagactttctacttccctcattcatttacattgttatgatagatctcagtgtagtcatttctctaactgcactcatcacttggtgagcttcatgtagtgagctggaccttccagtcctctcttgtctctgaaaattattgcaagaatgtcttttatttttcttaaaacccatagatgtgtggcACTTCTgcttctatctccctctgacttatttctcagcataatgg
Coding sequences within it:
- the TRNT1 gene encoding CCA tRNA nucleotidyltransferase 1, mitochondrial, whose protein sequence is MKLQSPEFQSLFTEGLKSLIDLFSREQHELRIAGGAVRDLLSGCTPQDVDFATTATPEQMKTLFQAAGVRLINNKGEKHGTITARLHEENFEITTLRIDVVTDGRHAEVEFTTDWQKDAERRDLTINSMFLGVDGTLFDYFNGYEDLKNKKVRFVGHAKQRIEEDYLRILRYFRFYGRIVDKPGDHDPETLAAIAENAKGLAGISGERIWVELKKILLGNHVNHLMHLIYDLNVAPYIGLPVDASLEEFNRVSKNVEGFSAKPMTILASLFKVQDEVTKLDLRLKISKEEKNLGLFIIKNRKELVKATENSDPLKPYQDYVIDCREPDVTTRVCELLKYQGEHDLLQQMEHWTVPPFPVSGHDIRRVGISSGKEIGVLLQQLRDQWKKSGYRLDKEELLSHVKKTEH